CGTGACCCTCTACACCGAATCCCAGAACAGCGACCCGGCCAAGCTCGCTGCCGAAATCACCACCACCATGAACAAAGCCCTGGGCGAGGCCCGTGAAGTCAAAGGCGTGACCCTGCGCCAGGGCAGCCGCAACAGCTACCCGATCTACGACAGCAAGAACCAGAAGATCACCGGCTGGCGTGAGCGCGCCGAGTTGCGCCTTGAAAGCGCGGACTTCCCGGCGCTGTCCAAGCTTACCGGTGAACTGCTGAACACCCTGAAAATGGAAAATATGGACTTCGCCATCGCCGACGCCACGCGCAAGGCCAGCGAAGACTCGCTGCTCAAGGACGCCGTCGCGGCCTTCAAGGCGCGCGCACAACTGGCCACCGACGCACTGGGTGGCAAGGGCTACAAGATCGTCAACCTGAACTTCAACACCAACGGTTACCCAATGCCCTACGCGCGTAATGGCGGGATGATGATGAAAGCCGCCATGGCCGATTCGGCGCCCACGCCGGAAGTGGAGGCTGGCACAAGCCAAGTGAACATGAGCGCCGATGGTGTAATCGAAGTATTGCAGTAGGTTTTTATACGGCAGAAGACGGCGCAGCCTTGAAAGGCTTGCGCCGTTTTTTGTGTGCCGTTCTACGAACTGATCTGATTCAGCAGCATGTCCGGAACAATCCAAACATCCAGCGCTCATCACCCTTCAAAAGAACAAAGCGCGCATGCTATGCCTAAACTCTGTAGGCTTTTCTTCAAACTCTTTTCTTGCCTGGCGCTAACCGACCTCAAAGTGGAACTGTCCCTCCCCACATGACCACAAATAATCGCAATTAAACTTTCTTGAACTGACAACTCATGCGCTTAACCTGCCCTGAGTGCTGCCTTTAATTCTTGAAACTTAATTACAACCAAAGCAACTGATTGAGGATGACCTCCCACACCTATAGTCCAGTGACGACTGGCACATAGTCAGACGTGGGCCAGCAGGACGCACAGGGAATGGCGCGACCACGTTATTCGCACATCTGATGCCACTGCCATTACGCGAATAGCGACTATGAAACCCATGAATTCAGTGAGTCGATTATGAGTATACATTCGTACATCCCGCCCAGCCATTTAGCGCCGAATTCCCCACTCGCACATGGTCATTACACTACGGCGACTAACGAGTCGCATCCCCCCAACATACAACGTCGGGAGCAGCGGGTGCCCAAGAAAACAACGCATTCAGTCTTGGACAAAAACGCCTTCTGCCACGTCACCTGATACTGTGGCGGATAGTTACAAAACAATAATTTTTGGGTCAAACACCGCCTCCGGCCCCACCTCGAGCTACACCAAAGAGGAGCGGGTGCAGCATGTCGATGACTACGCCAAACGCGTTAAATCTCAAATAGCAAATATAGAAAATGGTCGAGAAAGTGAACGGAATGTCAAGTTCCAAAGCGCTCGCCAATTCATGGAGCCCGCAGGGTATTTCAGTGGCGGGTTGCTGGCAGCAGGCTATGATCCACATGAAAAAGTCAAGGTTACATTCAACACCTACGTAGGCATGGGAGTCGGTAAAACGCTGACACGTTCCGACGTGCAAATTTACTGCGCGTGGGAAATTGCAGCAGGAGCTTTGGCTCACGATAAAGTACCGCGAGGGGGGTGGTCAACTTCCACTCGATGGTTATAGACAAAGAGTGCAAGGCATTGATCAACGCACTCGAACCCCTTGGTCAGAAACTTCAGAATCACTGGGAAGAGAGATAGCCGCGCCAATGCGCGATGCCTCAGGAGAACTGGAGCGGCGCTCGGGGAAGGCAGACACCTACGTTATTCGTGGCACCTTGCAAAGCCTGGCCAGCAATAAGGATAGCTTTGAACAGTTAAGCCCGGACGCTAAAGAAGCCATCAATCGCACACTGAAACATAACGGCCAAGTTATCATCCCCAACGTCTATGGTTACCCATTATCCGGGTACACTTTCATTCCCTACACCCCGTATGATGGTAATTATGAAAATCGCCCCAACCAGGGATTGATGATCGACCTGAAACACGGAGCCGTCCATGAAATCAAAGGTGACAAGGCGTTCGCCGGCTGGGCAAAAAACAATCGAGAGAACCTGAAGGTCAGTTTCAACGCTGGTGATCGGCAAGGCGGAAAAGATGCACACTGGCCAAAGACTGGCGATGTTCTCGACACATTGATTAGAGGCAACAACGCGACTTATCCGGGTTATCAAAACCTCCTAAAAGATAAAGCAATACCGGTTCAGGAATTATTCAATTATACGCGCGCACGGGATGAAGACTATCAGTTGAAGTATGGCAGCTTGGATAACATTTCCTCGACGTACCAGGAGCAAAACGCAAAAAATTCAATATGGACCGACCAAACCGAAGTGTTCGGCTCTTCTCAAAAAAGTTGGAAGTCTGCCAAAGATTTTTGGGGTAATACGTTCGGTTATGTACCCATTGTGGGCAACGCCGGCAACATTGTCTTCGGCGTCCATGACGGTATCTATGGCAAGACAGCAGATGATCGCGTTGGCGGCAACGCAGGAGCCGTTATATCAGGCCTGCAACTGGCACATGAACTTGCCACCAGTGGGTTATCGGCGGGGCTGGAGGAGCCAACTGCCAATTTCAACTCAACCGCTACTGGAAACTACAGCTGGAGATACAACTCGCCAACCAACGAATTTGAGCTGGTACGTACACCAAAGGCTTCGAACGCCAGTGACTCAATCCCCGCTATCAAAGAGGGAACGGCTGAAATAACACCGACTACCGAGCAACACGTAGCCTTCCCTGGCATGCGAGAAATCGAATTCAAGGGTAGAAAATACTTCGTCGCCGATAAACCAGATACCGGGGACGGGCAACATTATCTGTTGCGTGTTAGACATCCGGAAGACCCCTCCAAGCTGGCAAGTGCCGGCATCATTGCCAAGCCTGACGACACGGGAGTTTGGCAAAGAAGGGGGTAGAGGGCGGTGCGAAGTGGCCATGGCAACGCAACCCATCTCCCACGCCTAGCGACGACGCCAAGACCCCACCAAAAATCTCAGACGGTTTCGAAATCTTGGGTGACCCAAAAACCAGCGGCGCTGAAAGACTTGATGAGGTCTTGAATTACAACAGCAAGACGCACTACCAAGAGTCAGTGAGCAACTTCGAGAAGGCGGTACCGCTAAGCAGAAGCTCACTGTCACCTGGAGCGTTGAAGAGAACAACTTCAATGTTTCCCCCACAGAGGCGGCGGGGCCCAATGAGTACGGGACAACCCCTTATTCGCAAAACTTCCTGAAGGACCTGAATCGTGACCGCTTTACCGTCGTTACAAAGGGAAATGCCGGCGATACCAGAGTCGAACTCGACGCCACGGGAACTGCTTCGGGTGAAACGCTACAAAAGCGGCTGCAACAATTTGAGAACGCCATCCCCAATTCAGCAATGCGTGCCCGTACTTCTGAAATCGCGCATCAAGGCAGTGTTGCGCCCGCTTCGGTCGAGCTGGCAATGAATCAATTGAAAGATCACGTCGGCTTCAGGGGCGCAGACACTCACTACACCATCATCTACGACCCCGCCAACAACACGGCTGAAGTCAG
The Pseudomonas poae DNA segment above includes these coding regions:
- a CDS encoding DUF541 domain-containing protein, with the translated sequence MSRFTRSAAVITLGVATLASLPALAAEGLNYNQISLRAEVSQEVARDKMIVTLYTESQNSDPAKLAAEITTTMNKALGEAREVKGVTLRQGSRNSYPIYDSKNQKITGWRERAELRLESADFPALSKLTGELLNTLKMENMDFAIADATRKASEDSLLKDAVAAFKARAQLATDALGGKGYKIVNLNFNTNGYPMPYARNGGMMMKAAMADSAPTPEVEAGTSQVNMSADGVIEVLQ